One stretch of Flavobacterium sp. 9 DNA includes these proteins:
- a CDS encoding TraR/DksA C4-type zinc finger protein: MIDEITRYSDADLAEFKEIIQVKIQKAQADLDLIKSAYMNDLNNGTDDTSPTFKAFEEGSETMSKEANSQLAIRQEKFIRDLKNALFRVENKTYGICKVTGKLIGKERLKIVPHATMSIEAKNLQR; this comes from the coding sequence ATGATAGATGAAATTACAAGATACTCTGATGCTGACTTAGCAGAGTTCAAAGAAATAATTCAAGTTAAAATACAAAAAGCACAAGCCGATCTGGATTTAATAAAAAGTGCTTACATGAACGATTTGAATAACGGAACAGATGATACTTCTCCAACTTTTAAAGCATTTGAAGAAGGAAGCGAAACAATGTCTAAAGAAGCAAACTCTCAGTTAGCAATTAGACAAGAAAAGTTTATACGCGACTTAAAAAACGCTCTATTCCGTGTTGAAAACAAAACGTATGGTATTTGCAAAGTAACAGGTAAATTAATTGGTAAAGAAAGGCTTAAAATCGTTCCTCATGCTACAATGAGTATCGAAGCTAAAAACTTACAACGATAA
- the ileS gene encoding isoleucine--tRNA ligase, whose amino-acid sequence MSTKFTEYKGLDLPTVASEVLDFWKKENIFEKSVTTREGAEPFVFFEGPPSANGLPGIHHVMARAIKDIFCRYKTQKGFQVKRKAGWDTHGLPVELGTEKELGITKEDIGKTISIEEYNEACKKTVMRYTDVWNDLTEKMGYWVDMEDPYVTYKPKYMESVWWLLKQIYDKGLLYKGYTIQPYSPKAGTGLSSHEVNQPGAYRDVTDTTIVAQFKTLPETLPSFLQGFGDIHILAWTTTPWTLPSNTALTVGPKIDYVLVKTFNQYTFEPINVVLAKNLVGKQFGKGFFLSEDDADFDNVKEGDKKLPYKILAEAKGADLVEIRYEQLLPYVLPYQNAENAFRVIAGDFVTTEDGTGVVHTAPTFGADDAKVAKEAKPEVPPMLVLDESGTPVPLVDLQGKFTSHLGELAGKYVKNEYYDAGQAPERSVDVEIAIRLKEENKAFKVEKYVHSYPHSWRTDEPLLYYPLDSWFIKVTDVKDRMFDLNETINWKPKSTGEGRFGNWLKNANDWNLSRSRYWGIPLPIWRTEDKKEEVLIGSVEELYNAIEKSIEAGFQKENPFKGFEIGNMAESNYDLIDLHKNVVDQITLVSASGQPMKRESDLIDVWFDSGAMPYAQWHYPFENKDKIDENKDFPANFIAEGVDQTRGWFYTLHAIGTLVFDKVAYKNVVSNGLVLDKDGIKMSKSKGNTIDPFKTIAEFGPDATRWYMIMNANPWDNLKFDLEGIAEVRRKFFGTLYNTYSFFSLYANIDGFKYAEAEIPLNERPEIDQWIISELHSLIKFVDECYEDYEPTKAARAISDFVQENLSNWYVRLCRRRFWKGEYAHDKIAAYQTLYTCLLTISKLSAPIAPFFMDKLYRDLTSSTESEQYSSVHLAEFPKFVENFVNKTLESKMQKAQTISSLVLSLRKKEMIKVRQPLQKVMIPVLDENQRAEILAISDLVKAEVNVKEIILLDDDSGILVKQIKPNFKALGPRFGKDMGLISKEIQSFSADQINQLDKQGTLDIVIAGNNVTLSLEDVEITSQDIEGWLVVNSNGITVALDITISEELKSEGIARELVNRIQNIRKDSGFEVTDKIKVQIKRNGILEDAVLKNEDYIKSETLTDDLVFVDALENGTEIEFDDIKTLILISK is encoded by the coding sequence ATGAGCACAAAATTTACTGAATACAAAGGACTTGACTTGCCAACAGTAGCGTCAGAAGTACTTGATTTTTGGAAGAAAGAAAATATATTTGAAAAGAGTGTAACTACTCGCGAAGGAGCAGAGCCTTTCGTATTTTTTGAAGGTCCGCCTTCAGCAAATGGTTTACCGGGAATTCACCACGTGATGGCACGTGCGATTAAAGATATTTTTTGCAGATATAAAACTCAAAAAGGTTTTCAGGTAAAAAGAAAAGCCGGTTGGGATACTCACGGTTTACCTGTAGAATTAGGTACGGAGAAAGAACTTGGAATTACAAAAGAAGATATTGGTAAAACAATTTCTATTGAAGAATATAACGAAGCGTGTAAAAAAACCGTAATGCGTTATACTGACGTATGGAATGATTTGACCGAAAAAATGGGATATTGGGTAGATATGGAAGATCCATATGTTACTTACAAACCAAAATATATGGAGTCTGTTTGGTGGCTTTTGAAGCAAATCTATGATAAAGGTTTGTTGTACAAAGGATATACAATTCAGCCTTATTCTCCAAAAGCAGGAACAGGATTGTCTTCTCACGAAGTGAATCAGCCTGGAGCTTATAGAGATGTTACAGATACTACGATTGTAGCACAATTCAAAACTTTGCCGGAAACTTTGCCAAGCTTTTTACAAGGTTTTGGTGATATTCACATTTTGGCATGGACGACAACTCCTTGGACATTACCATCGAATACAGCTTTGACAGTTGGACCAAAAATCGATTATGTTTTAGTAAAAACATTCAATCAATATACTTTTGAGCCAATCAATGTTGTTTTGGCTAAGAATTTAGTTGGAAAACAATTCGGAAAAGGATTTTTCCTAAGTGAAGATGATGCTGATTTTGATAATGTAAAAGAAGGAGATAAAAAACTTCCGTACAAAATTTTAGCAGAAGCAAAAGGAGCTGATTTAGTAGAGATTCGTTACGAGCAATTATTACCGTACGTATTACCTTATCAAAATGCTGAGAACGCATTTAGAGTAATTGCCGGAGATTTCGTTACGACAGAAGACGGAACGGGAGTTGTACATACTGCTCCAACTTTTGGTGCTGATGATGCTAAAGTAGCAAAAGAAGCTAAGCCGGAAGTACCGCCAATGTTGGTTCTTGACGAAAGCGGAACACCAGTTCCATTAGTAGATTTACAAGGAAAATTCACTTCACATTTAGGTGAATTAGCTGGTAAATACGTGAAAAACGAATATTATGATGCAGGACAAGCGCCAGAGCGTTCTGTCGATGTTGAAATTGCTATTCGATTAAAAGAAGAAAATAAAGCCTTTAAGGTTGAAAAATACGTACATAGTTATCCACACAGTTGGAGAACTGATGAGCCGTTATTATATTATCCACTAGACTCTTGGTTCATAAAAGTAACCGATGTAAAAGATAGAATGTTCGACCTGAACGAAACTATCAATTGGAAGCCTAAGTCTACTGGTGAAGGACGTTTTGGGAATTGGCTTAAAAATGCCAACGACTGGAACTTATCTCGTTCTAGATATTGGGGTATTCCGTTGCCAATTTGGAGAACTGAAGACAAAAAAGAAGAAGTTCTTATTGGTTCTGTAGAAGAATTGTACAATGCGATTGAAAAATCTATCGAAGCAGGTTTTCAAAAAGAAAATCCGTTTAAAGGTTTTGAAATCGGAAATATGGCTGAATCAAATTATGATTTAATCGACTTGCATAAAAATGTAGTGGATCAAATTACTTTAGTTTCGGCTTCTGGACAACCAATGAAACGCGAAAGTGATTTAATTGATGTTTGGTTCGATTCTGGAGCAATGCCTTATGCACAATGGCATTATCCTTTTGAAAACAAAGATAAAATTGACGAGAATAAAGATTTTCCGGCGAACTTTATCGCTGAAGGTGTCGATCAGACTCGTGGATGGTTTTATACCTTACACGCAATCGGAACTTTGGTTTTTGATAAAGTAGCTTATAAAAATGTAGTTTCGAATGGTTTGGTTTTAGATAAAGACGGAATAAAAATGTCTAAAAGTAAAGGGAACACTATTGATCCTTTTAAAACCATTGCAGAATTTGGTCCGGATGCCACACGTTGGTATATGATTATGAACGCAAATCCTTGGGATAACTTAAAGTTTGACCTTGAAGGAATTGCTGAGGTTCGTCGTAAATTCTTCGGAACTTTATATAATACCTATTCATTCTTTTCGTTATATGCGAACATTGATGGGTTTAAATACGCTGAAGCGGAAATTCCGTTAAACGAAAGACCGGAAATCGATCAATGGATTATATCTGAATTACATTCTTTAATAAAATTTGTTGACGAATGTTACGAAGATTACGAACCAACAAAAGCGGCGAGAGCTATTTCTGATTTCGTTCAGGAAAACTTAAGTAACTGGTACGTTCGTTTATGTCGTCGTCGTTTCTGGAAAGGTGAATATGCTCACGATAAAATTGCAGCTTATCAAACGCTTTATACTTGTCTGTTAACGATCAGTAAATTAAGCGCTCCGATCGCTCCTTTTTTCATGGATAAATTGTACCGGGATTTGACAAGTTCGACAGAATCTGAGCAATATAGCAGTGTTCACTTGGCTGAGTTTCCAAAATTTGTCGAAAACTTTGTTAATAAAACGTTAGAGAGCAAAATGCAGAAAGCGCAAACCATCTCCTCTTTGGTTTTATCGCTTCGTAAAAAGGAAATGATTAAAGTACGTCAACCTTTGCAAAAGGTAATGATTCCAGTACTTGACGAGAATCAGAGAGCTGAAATTTTAGCTATTTCTGATCTTGTAAAAGCCGAAGTAAACGTTAAAGAAATTATACTTTTAGACGATGATTCTGGTATATTAGTAAAGCAAATTAAACCTAATTTTAAAGCGCTGGGACCACGTTTTGGTAAAGATATGGGTCTGATTTCCAAAGAAATACAATCTTTTTCGGCAGATCAGATTAATCAATTAGACAAGCAAGGCACGCTAGATATTGTTATTGCTGGAAATAATGTAACTTTATCACTAGAAGACGTCGAAATAACATCGCAGGATATTGAAGGTTGGTTGGTTGTAAATTCAAACGGAATTACGGTTGCGCTTGATATTACAATCTCGGAAGAACTAAAAAGCGAAGGAATCGCCAGAGAACTGGTAAACAGGATTCAAAATATCCGTAAAGATTCCGGATTTGAGGTTACCGATAAAATTAAGGTTCAAATAAAAAGGAATGGTATCTTAGAAGATGCGGTTCTAAAAAATGAAGACTATATTAAGTCTGAGACATTAACAGATGATTTGGTTTTTGTGGACGCTTTAGAAAACGGCACAGAAATTGAGTTTGATGATATTAAAACATTGATATTAATTTCAAAATAA
- a CDS encoding PQQ-binding-like beta-propeller repeat protein: MKKITFSIFLLLLVCVSAFSQRKYDEIVNTDSAVQDLVQNGITGIVVFKEGATIKGLDPETKKVVWTLTKEDFGGKSAADIIADTDLTKLFADKSSLTNVVGSPYVEAYINSKYMIINTDTGKVVYNSSKESFWVTQSDFIPETNEYLLTLKKDGDMAIALLDMTTGELKWNTTVDKAKSLFSFSFKESVNTNIATVHGSVIYYLLYGKLYSFDRATGKLNWKGEEDYSKFFLTQNDKNIVVVNNTGTFSTKQYLNVLNTETGKSIWKESIKTKRVVYLEDWGTKILVAHYSGFNFFDLKTGEKIWKKDARGDGLKRVIPIDQDFLYVAENEMMLINKDGEKLWKKFIEISDDKEDPIYYLGKVGEKVMYLTGTYGNMVDYKTGVKLWKRNISFDKDRPVLPTYDEATNSYLVYNDEKLYKFDPSISDKPEPFAKVNIKKEKELNSIELFPWGVVLSGPLEVMGVNMDGTIKYHLTYSQPGEGTRRLLKSAAIVGSIGLGVGAGVSEFKGSEVTMTYRDSSGNMRTTVLVPEDKKNMDQAKNYAAGSAALGIVAAKFNSRFNAMKQNRDYSYIFAKAETGEKILVKVSKVDGVEVDKIIFTNNKPVYEVDPATQNIFYVSDKSIQIFNKK, from the coding sequence ATGAAGAAAATTACATTCTCGATTTTTTTGCTTTTATTAGTTTGCGTTTCAGCATTTTCACAAAGGAAATATGATGAAATCGTGAACACAGACAGTGCTGTACAGGATTTGGTACAGAACGGAATTACAGGAATTGTTGTTTTTAAAGAAGGGGCAACTATAAAAGGTTTGGATCCTGAAACTAAAAAAGTGGTTTGGACTTTGACCAAAGAGGATTTTGGAGGTAAATCAGCAGCGGATATCATAGCTGACACAGATCTTACAAAACTTTTTGCGGATAAAAGTTCTTTAACAAACGTTGTCGGAAGTCCTTATGTTGAAGCTTACATCAATAGTAAGTACATGATCATTAATACTGATACTGGTAAAGTAGTTTATAATTCATCAAAAGAATCTTTTTGGGTAACACAATCAGATTTTATTCCTGAAACAAATGAGTATTTGCTTACTTTGAAAAAAGATGGAGATATGGCAATCGCATTGTTGGATATGACAACTGGCGAATTAAAATGGAATACTACTGTAGACAAAGCAAAATCATTATTTAGTTTCTCTTTCAAAGAGTCAGTAAATACAAATATTGCTACAGTTCACGGATCAGTAATTTACTATTTATTATACGGAAAATTATATTCTTTTGACAGAGCGACAGGAAAGTTGAACTGGAAAGGGGAAGAAGATTATTCTAAATTCTTTTTAACTCAAAATGATAAAAACATTGTTGTTGTAAACAACACTGGAACTTTTTCGACAAAACAATATTTGAATGTTTTGAATACAGAAACAGGAAAAAGTATCTGGAAAGAATCTATCAAAACAAAAAGAGTTGTTTATCTTGAAGATTGGGGAACAAAAATATTAGTTGCTCATTACAGCGGATTTAACTTTTTTGACTTAAAAACAGGAGAAAAAATCTGGAAAAAAGATGCACGTGGAGATGGATTGAAAAGAGTAATTCCTATCGATCAGGATTTCTTATATGTTGCTGAAAACGAAATGATGTTGATCAACAAAGACGGAGAAAAACTTTGGAAAAAATTCATCGAAATTTCTGATGATAAAGAAGATCCAATTTATTACTTAGGAAAAGTTGGTGAAAAAGTAATGTACCTTACAGGAACTTACGGAAACATGGTAGATTACAAAACAGGAGTTAAACTTTGGAAACGTAATATCTCGTTTGACAAAGATCGTCCGGTTTTGCCTACTTATGATGAAGCTACAAATTCTTACTTAGTATATAATGACGAGAAATTATACAAATTTGATCCAAGTATTAGCGACAAACCAGAACCATTTGCTAAAGTAAATATCAAAAAAGAAAAAGAATTAAACAGTATTGAATTATTCCCTTGGGGAGTTGTGCTTTCTGGACCACTTGAGGTTATGGGAGTTAATATGGATGGTACAATTAAATATCACCTTACATACTCACAACCTGGAGAAGGAACAAGACGTCTTCTTAAAAGTGCTGCCATTGTTGGAAGTATCGGTTTAGGAGTTGGAGCAGGTGTAAGCGAATTTAAAGGTTCTGAGGTGACAATGACATACCGCGACTCTAGCGGAAATATGAGAACTACTGTTTTAGTGCCAGAAGATAAGAAGAATATGGATCAGGCAAAAAATTATGCAGCAGGATCAGCAGCTCTGGGAATTGTAGCGGCTAAATTTAATTCTCGTTTTAATGCTATGAAACAAAACAGAGACTACTCTTATATTTTTGCTAAAGCAGAAACAGGAGAAAAAATTCTTGTAAAAGTGAGTAAAGTAGATGGAGTTGAGGTTGATAAAATTATTTTCACAAACAACAAACCAGTTTATGAAGTAGATCCTGCGACACAAAATATTTTTTATGTGTCTGATAAATCTATTCAAATCTTCAATAAAAAATAA
- the recO gene encoding DNA repair protein RecO — translation MLVKTKAIVISALKFQEKSLIVKCFTLSNGLKSYFVRDAFSSRKASQKIAYFQPLSILEIEAVHKNKGTLENFKEIKSAVPFQSIHTDLIKSTMVMFLSEMLHYSIQEEEKNESLFIFLETALTWLDHHDEISNFHLILLLEATKYLGFYPDVSEIDLPHFEMIDGVFIPFHGFNALTEHETNVFKKLIDLKFDNDQKVFNVAERQILLKILIDYYSFHLDGFKRPKSLEVLREIFS, via the coding sequence TTGTTAGTCAAAACCAAAGCAATAGTAATTTCGGCATTAAAATTTCAGGAGAAAAGTTTGATCGTAAAATGTTTTACGCTTTCAAACGGCTTGAAATCTTATTTTGTGCGCGATGCTTTTTCGAGTCGGAAAGCGAGCCAGAAAATTGCTTATTTCCAGCCTTTGTCTATTCTTGAGATCGAAGCCGTTCATAAAAACAAAGGTACATTAGAAAACTTCAAAGAAATTAAATCTGCAGTTCCGTTTCAGAGTATTCATACTGATTTGATAAAAAGTACAATGGTAATGTTTCTGTCCGAAATGTTGCATTATTCAATTCAGGAAGAAGAAAAGAACGAATCGTTATTTATTTTTTTAGAAACCGCTTTAACTTGGCTTGACCATCATGACGAAATTTCTAATTTTCATTTAATTCTACTTTTAGAAGCCACCAAATATTTAGGTTTCTATCCTGATGTTTCAGAAATTGATCTTCCTCATTTCGAAATGATCGATGGTGTTTTTATACCTTTTCATGGTTTTAACGCACTTACAGAACACGAAACCAATGTGTTTAAAAAACTAATTGATTTAAAATTCGACAACGACCAAAAAGTCTTTAATGTGGCCGAAAGACAAATTTTATTGAAAATTCTAATCGATTATTACAGCTTCCATTTAGACGGTTTTAAAAGACCAAAATCACTGGAAGTTTTGCGAGAAATATTTTCTTAA
- a CDS encoding T9SS type A sorting domain-containing protein: MKNKFLYILFLLLFQFNFAQSKLSWEGYFSFNEIKDISESSTTVFAASENALFSKNSATNVVKTTTTIDGLSGQTISAVYHSDAFKKTIVGYENGLMIVINETDGSMLKVVDIINKQLSPSIKRINNFMEHNGLLYVSCDFGIVQFNLTTSQFGDTYFIGDNGAETSVKQTTFFNGFIYAATSTGIKKADSTNANLIDFNQWLLVNPGDWSSVEAFDTELIAINSAGYIHRFNSNTFVGFLQLSQPSVDMRAKNHNLFITIPNSVYVYNNQMVLNRQISNAQVLDNSLNFTCATAVGDMIFIGTKEKGLFSSTLAGVSAFVDNTPTGPVRNNIFSFDVSPNVLWAVYGDYNISYDPYPLDTYGISRYNSSGWLNIPYSEVYDAKSITRILINPKNEKQVYASSFFSGLVKIEDDVPNFLYNEKNSGLESLTYAGPDYKDVRINGNAFDKSGNLWITNSRIKNGLKVFKANGQWQSYDTSTILAKPEDVSYSNIAIDKNSTKWISTNRDGVIAFNESTNAFKKMTLGADSGNLPSADVRSVAVDTKNQLWIGTTNGLRVLSNVGSFQSESQLKANPIIIMEDNLAQELLYQQFITSIAVDGSNNKWIGTADSGVFMVSPNGQETKYHFTINNSPLPSNAINDIKINSVSGEVFIATNKGMIAFKGIATQANEDLNNVYIYPNPVRPTYSGTVKVAGLIDKANVKITDIEGNLVYEITSTGGTIEWDTTAFGRYKVASGVYMVFISAQDGSETKVKKVMIIR, encoded by the coding sequence ATGAAGAATAAGTTTCTGTATATTTTATTTTTATTACTGTTTCAATTTAATTTCGCTCAGAGTAAATTGTCTTGGGAAGGTTATTTTTCGTTTAACGAAATAAAAGATATTTCAGAATCTTCAACTACAGTTTTTGCTGCTTCAGAGAATGCTTTGTTCTCTAAAAACTCGGCTACAAATGTTGTCAAAACAACTACGACAATCGATGGACTTTCGGGTCAGACTATTTCGGCGGTTTATCATAGCGATGCATTCAAAAAAACTATTGTTGGTTATGAAAACGGTTTAATGATTGTAATCAACGAAACCGACGGAAGCATGCTGAAAGTTGTCGATATCATTAACAAACAATTATCGCCAAGCATAAAAAGAATTAATAATTTTATGGAACATAATGGTTTGCTTTATGTTTCATGCGATTTTGGAATAGTACAATTCAATTTGACAACTTCGCAATTTGGAGATACTTATTTTATTGGAGACAATGGCGCAGAAACCAGTGTAAAACAAACCACTTTTTTTAATGGATTTATTTACGCAGCAACTTCAACCGGAATTAAAAAAGCAGATAGTACAAACGCAAATTTAATTGATTTCAACCAATGGCTTCTTGTGAATCCTGGCGATTGGTCAAGTGTAGAAGCTTTTGATACAGAACTTATCGCAATAAATTCAGCGGGATATATTCATCGTTTCAACTCCAATACATTTGTTGGATTTCTGCAGCTTTCACAGCCTTCTGTAGATATGAGAGCAAAAAATCACAATTTGTTTATTACGATACCAAATTCGGTTTACGTTTATAACAATCAAATGGTTTTGAATCGTCAAATTTCAAATGCACAAGTTTTGGATAATAGTCTAAATTTTACTTGTGCTACTGCTGTTGGCGATATGATTTTCATCGGAACAAAAGAAAAAGGTTTATTCTCTTCGACGCTTGCAGGAGTTTCTGCTTTTGTAGATAATACGCCTACGGGACCAGTTCGAAATAATATCTTTTCTTTCGATGTTTCTCCAAATGTATTATGGGCTGTTTATGGAGATTATAATATTTCTTATGATCCATATCCATTAGATACTTACGGTATTAGTAGATATAATTCTTCTGGTTGGTTAAATATTCCTTATTCAGAAGTTTATGATGCAAAATCAATAACACGTATTTTGATTAATCCCAAGAATGAAAAACAAGTTTATGCAAGTTCTTTTTTTTCAGGATTAGTAAAGATTGAAGATGATGTGCCTAATTTTTTATATAATGAAAAAAACAGCGGTCTTGAAAGTCTTACTTATGCCGGACCAGATTATAAAGATGTTCGAATCAACGGAAATGCTTTTGATAAATCCGGAAATCTTTGGATAACCAATAGCCGAATTAAAAACGGTTTAAAGGTTTTTAAAGCAAATGGACAATGGCAAAGTTATGATACAAGTACAATTTTGGCTAAACCGGAAGACGTTAGTTATTCAAATATCGCTATTGATAAAAATAGCACCAAATGGATTTCTACCAATAGAGATGGTGTGATTGCTTTTAATGAAAGTACAAATGCATTCAAAAAAATGACTTTGGGAGCTGATTCAGGAAATTTGCCTTCAGCAGATGTTAGATCTGTAGCGGTTGATACTAAAAATCAGCTTTGGATAGGAACTACAAATGGATTGAGGGTTTTGTCTAATGTTGGAAGTTTTCAATCTGAAAGTCAATTAAAAGCGAATCCTATTATTATAATGGAAGATAATCTGGCTCAGGAATTATTATATCAGCAATTTATCACTTCTATTGCGGTAGATGGATCAAATAATAAATGGATTGGAACAGCCGATTCCGGAGTTTTTATGGTTTCGCCAAATGGTCAGGAAACAAAATATCATTTTACTATAAATAATTCACCATTGCCAAGTAATGCTATAAATGATATTAAAATAAATAGTGTAAGTGGCGAAGTTTTTATTGCAACAAATAAAGGAATGATTGCTTTTAAAGGGATTGCAACACAGGCAAATGAAGATTTGAACAATGTATATATTTATCCAAATCCAGTTCGCCCAACTTATTCGGGAACAGTAAAAGTGGCAGGATTAATTGATAAAGCCAATGTTAAAATCACAGATATCGAAGGCAATCTCGTTTATGAAATCACTTCGACAGGCGGAACAATAGAATGGGACACAACCGCTTTTGGAAGATATAAAGTAGCTTCAGGAGTTTATATGGTTTTTATTTCTGCACAAGACGGAAGTGAAACTAAGGTTAAAAAAGTCATGATAATTAGATAA
- the gdhA gene encoding NADP-specific glutamate dehydrogenase: protein MEQKINEFMALVESKNPNEPEFLQAVREFAETVIPFIAERKKYDGKNLLLRIAEPERSIIFRVPWVDDKGEIIVNRGFRIQMNSAIGPYKGGIRFHHSVNLSVLKFLAFEQVFKNSLTTLPMGGGKGGSDFDPEGKSDGEIMRFCQSFMTELCRHIGPDLDVPAGDIGVGAREIGYLFGQYKRIRNEFTGVLTGKGLAYGGSLIRPEATGYGVVYFTDQMLRTIGHEIKGKRVAISGFGNVAWGVALKINELGGKVVTISGPDGYILDEEGISGEKIEHMVEMRATGDNRAEVYTHKYPNAVFHKGKSPWEVKVDIAIPCATQNELNGDDAKKLIDNGVLCVTEAANMPSTLDAIKLFLDNKVLFAPGKAANAGGVAASGLEMTQNSIRLNWTSEEVDLRLKDIMVGIHNQCKKYGAGEDGYVNYVKGANIAGFVKVADAMLAQGVV from the coding sequence ATGGAACAAAAAATAAATGAGTTTATGGCTCTTGTAGAGTCAAAGAATCCAAACGAGCCTGAGTTTCTTCAAGCCGTTAGAGAGTTTGCAGAAACGGTAATTCCATTTATTGCAGAAAGAAAAAAATACGATGGTAAAAATTTACTTCTTAGAATTGCTGAACCAGAACGTTCTATAATATTCAGAGTTCCATGGGTGGACGATAAAGGAGAGATAATTGTAAACAGAGGTTTTAGAATTCAGATGAATTCTGCAATTGGGCCGTACAAAGGTGGAATCAGATTTCATCATTCTGTAAATTTATCAGTTTTAAAATTTTTAGCTTTCGAACAAGTTTTTAAGAATAGTCTTACTACACTTCCAATGGGTGGTGGAAAAGGAGGTTCTGATTTTGATCCGGAAGGAAAATCTGATGGAGAAATAATGCGTTTCTGTCAATCATTTATGACTGAATTATGTCGTCATATTGGTCCTGACTTAGACGTTCCTGCAGGAGATATTGGAGTTGGTGCAAGAGAAATTGGTTATTTATTTGGTCAATACAAAAGAATCAGAAACGAATTTACTGGTGTTTTAACTGGTAAAGGTCTTGCTTACGGTGGTTCTTTAATACGTCCTGAGGCTACAGGATATGGAGTTGTTTATTTTACAGATCAAATGTTACGTACTATCGGACATGAAATTAAAGGTAAAAGAGTGGCAATTTCTGGTTTTGGAAATGTGGCTTGGGGAGTTGCTTTAAAAATAAACGAATTAGGAGGAAAAGTAGTTACTATTTCTGGTCCTGATGGTTATATTCTTGATGAAGAAGGTATTTCTGGAGAGAAAATCGAGCACATGGTCGAAATGAGAGCAACTGGAGATAACAGAGCTGAAGTTTATACTCATAAATATCCAAATGCTGTTTTCCATAAAGGAAAAAGTCCATGGGAAGTAAAAGTTGATATCGCAATTCCATGTGCAACTCAAAATGAGTTAAACGGTGATGACGCTAAGAAACTTATTGATAATGGAGTTTTATGTGTGACTGAAGCTGCAAATATGCCTTCTACTTTAGATGCTATTAAATTATTCCTTGATAATAAAGTATTATTTGCTCCTGGAAAAGCTGCAAATGCTGGAGGAGTTGCTGCATCTGGATTAGAAATGACACAAAACTCTATTCGTCTAAACTGGACGAGTGAAGAAGTTGATTTAAGATTAAAAGATATCATGGTTGGAATTCACAACCAATGTAAAAAATATGGTGCTGGAGAAGATGGTTATGTAAACTACGTAAAAGGAGCTAACATTGCCGGATTTGTTAAAGTTGCCGATGCTATGCTTGCACAAGGTGTAGTATAA